The following coding sequences are from one Humulus lupulus chromosome X, drHumLupu1.1, whole genome shotgun sequence window:
- the LOC133807397 gene encoding O-fucosyltransferase 16-like translates to MAFQRRRNNYYHRFRYLLQAVSVVSGALLVLLAIISFLAPYPVDTDSPALRVQRDSSSLIGGTDDAIVGVSVFRVPNNGMRSGRDLWTSRNSKYFHGCCNASNKYLKAEAITRPNRYLAIATSGGLNQQRTGITDAVVAARILNATLVVPKLDQKSFWKDASNFSQIFDVNWFISTLAKDVKIIKELPRKGGKTWSPHTMRVPRKCSERCYNNRVLPVLLKRHAVRLTKFDYRLANRLDTDLQKLRCRVNYHALKFTDPIRKMGEKLVHRMRMRSKHYIALHLRFEPDMLAFSGCYYGGGDKERKELGAIRKRWKTLHISNPDKERRHGKCPLTPEEVGLMLRALGYGSDVHIYVASGDVYGGDETLAPLKALFPNFYSKETIATKEELDLFSSFSSRMAALDFIVCDESDVFVTNNNGNMAKILAGRRRYFGHKPTIRPNAKKLYRLFLNKNNMTWEAFASRARTFQKGFMGEPNEVRPGRGEFHENPSTCICEEPMPKEKRDLGSRKHGKGNDDSTRREEIFEDQNFDDDPEWPDMEEDYNQSGIGIGLDYDGVNSEEPELEDMLSD, encoded by the exons ATGGCATTTCAACGGCGGCGCAACAATTACTACCACCGGTTTCGGTATTTGCTTCAAGCCGTCTCTGTCGTCTCCGGCGCGCTTCTTGTTCTTCTCGCGATTATCTCCTTCCTTGCTCCTTACCCTGTCGATACCGATAGTCCTGCCCTGCGCGTTCAGCGCGACTCCTCTTCG TTAATTGGTGGTACGGACGATGCGATTGTAGGAGTGTCAGTGTTTCGAGTTCCG AACAATGGAATGAGATCAGGTCGTGATCTTTGGACTTCAAGGAATTCCAAGTACTTCCACGGATGCTGCAATGCCAGCAACAAATATTTGA AGGCTGAAGCTATTACGCGTCCTAATAGATACTTGGCAATTGCAACTAGCGGAGGCTTGAATCAACAAAGAACTGGG ATTACAGATGCTGTTGTTGCTGCTCGTATATTAAATGCCACTCTTGTTGTTCCTAAGCTTGATCAGAAATCTTTTTGGAAAGACGCAAG CAACTTTTCTCAGATCTTTGATGTTAATTGGTTTATATCAACTTTGGCAAAAGATGTTAAAATCATAAAGGAGCTCCCAAGAAAAGGAGGGAAAACATGGAGTCCTCATACCATGCGTGTTCCAAGGAAATGTAGTGAAAGATGCTACAATAATCGTGTGTTACCTGTTCTTTTGAAAAGGCAT GCTGTTCGGCTTACCAAGTTTGATTACAGACTTGCAAACCGGTTGGATACAGACTTGCAGAAACTGAGATGTAGAGTTAACTACCATGCTTTAAAGTTTACAGATCCAATAAGAAAGATGGGTGAAAAACTGGTGCATCGAATGAGGATGAGAAGCAAGCATTACATTGCATTACACCTTAG GTTTGAACCTGATATGCTTGCGTTCTCTGGTTGTTATTATGGTGGAGGAGACAAGGAAAGGAAGGAATTGGGTGCAATACGAAAGAGGTGGAAAACTTTACAT ATAAGCAATCCCGACAAGGAAAGGAGGCATGGTAAATGCCCACTCACGCCAGAAGAAGTTGGTCTGATGCTGAGGGCATTGGGCTATGGTAGTGATGTTCATATCTATGTGGCATCCGGAGATGTATATGGAGGTGACGAGACATTAGCACCCTTAAAGGCACTATTCCCAAACTtctattccaaagagactataGCAACGAAAGAGGAGCTGGATttgttttcttcattttcttctcgTATGGCTGCACTTGATTTTATAGTTTGCGATGAAAGTGATGTTTTTGTTACCAACAACAATGGTAACATGGCCAAAATATTAGCTGGTCGAAG GAGATATTTTGGGCACAAACCAACCATTCGTCCTAATGCTAAAAAACTATACCGTTTGTTCTTGAACAAAAACAACATGACCTGGGAAGCTTTTGCCTCTAGAGCCCGTACTTTTCAGAAAGGTTTCATGGGAGAGCCAAATGAGGTGAGGCCAGGTAGGGGTGAGTTCCACGAAAACCCGTCGACCTGTATTTGTGAAGAGCCCATGCCCAAGGAGAAGAGAGATCTAGGATCTAGGAAGCATGGAAAGGGAAACGATGATTCAACGAGAAGGGAGGAAATATTTGAGGACCAAAATTTTGATGATGACCCTGAATGGCCTGATATGGAGGAAGACTACAATCAGAGCGGCATTGGAATAGGTTTGGATTATGATGGAGTCAACTCTGAGGAACCTGAACTGGAGGATATGCTTTCTGACTAA